The Cyclobacterium amurskyense genome contains the following window.
GGCAGTTTATTGAAAGTGAGGGGCTGGAAATGCTCTCTTTGGAAATGATACAAGGCTCTTATTCGAGTTTAGAAGAGGTCAATGCCGTGGTTTTATCTGAAACTGCTGCTGCAGCCATTTTTGGAGAAAAAAATCCAATAGGTAAATCTATAAAGATCAATAATGAGATGAATGCCATCGTAAATGGCGTTTACAAGGAACTCCCCAAAAACAACAGTTTTGCCAATGTGAAATTTTTTGCCAATTGGAAATTGACAGAGGCCAATGAGCCCGAAAGATTCGAACGAATAAAAACAGTTTGGGATGATTGGTCTTTCCAATTTTATGTGCAATTGAAGCCAGAAATTGATTTTGAAACAGCCAATGCTGCTTTGAAGGATTTGTATTTTCAATACGGACCCGCGGAATCATTGGAGGGTTTCGAGAAACGTGGTCTACATCCTTTTGCTTATCCCATGGACAAATGGCATTTGTATTCCCAATTTGATGCTCAAGGGGAGCCTACAGAAGGTAGGATCACTTTTGTGTGGTTATTTATAGCCATAGGTTTATTTGTATTGATTCTGGCCTGTATTAACTTTATGAACCTCAGTACAGCTCGCTCTGAAAAGCGTTCCAAAGAAGTAGGCATTAGAAAAACAGTTGGCTCCAATAAGCAGCAATTGGTCTTCCAGTTCCTAAGTGAATCCATATTGATTTCAGGTATTGCCCTACTTTTCGCATTGGCAATGGTATTGCTCACCATTCCATGGTTCAATGAATTGGCGGGCAAAAATATGCAGATACCCTGGGCCAACCTGACCTTCTGGGCATCTATATTGGGGGTCACCTTGCTTACTGGGTTGTTGGCTGGTAGTTATCCGGCCTTGTACCTTTCCTCTTTTAGTCCGATCATGGTATTGAAAGGAACCTTTAAGGCTGGACCCTATTCCGCAGTTCCCAGAAAGGTATTGGTAGTCTTTCAGTTTGCTGTATCAATAATGTTGGCAGTGGGAACAGTGATCGTTTTTAACCAAATAGAATTCACCAAGGACCGGCCGATTGGCTATGACCGAAGCAATCTTATTTCGATACAAATGAATAATCCCGAGTACAATGGAAAGTACAACCTATTGAGGAATGAATTGATAAACACAGGAGTTGTGGAAGACATGACCCAGTCTTCTTCTCCATTAATGGGGGTATATAGCAATGGAGGTGGTAGTATCAGTTGGGAAGGCAAAGATCCTGAGATGTCACCTGACTTTGGTATTTTGCGGGTAACGCATGATTATGGGAATACCGTTGGTTGGCAGTTTGTGGATGGCAGGGATTTTTCCAGGGACTATGCTTCGGACTCTTCGACCATTATCTTAAATGAAACAGCTGTCAAATACATGGGCCTGGAAAATCCGGTAGGAAGCTTCATTACAATTGGGAATGACGACCGGGCAGAGATCATCGGTGTTACAAAAGACATGGTGATGCAGTCCCCTTACAATCCTGTAAAACAGGCCTTTTTCTATATTGATTACGATAGGGTAGACTATATTAACATTAGAATAAAGCCCGATGCAATTGCCAGTGATGCCATTGCCCGGATTGAAGAGGTATTTGCCAAAGTTGTTCCTTCTGCACAATTTGATTATGGTTTTGTAGATGAGGCTTTTGGTCAAAAGTTTGAATCTGAAGAGCGCCTGGGGAATTTGGCAGGAGTTTTCACCCTTTTGGCCATTCTTATTAGCTGCTTGGGCCTTTTTGGTTTGGCTTCCTTTGTCGCGGAGCAACGAACCAAGGAAATAGGGGTTCGAAAAGTGTTGGGGGCATCCGTTTTAAATTTATGGCAGATGCTTTCCAAAGATTTTGTGATTCTTGTACTGATTTCCTGCCTGATTGCGATTCCTATTGTCTATTACTTTATGAGTCAGTGGTTACAGAATTACGATTACCGGATGGAAATATCT
Protein-coding sequences here:
- a CDS encoding ABC transporter permease — translated: MYKNYLKIAWRNLTRNRSYSAINIGGLALGMAVVIMIGLWVLDEFTFNTHHKNHDKIAQVYNRSKNLDTSEIESFPSTVYIMGSVIKDNYSDYFTHAIRATWVGNYVLTNAGENHTQTGQFIESEGLEMLSLEMIQGSYSSLEEVNAVVLSETAAAAIFGEKNPIGKSIKINNEMNAIVNGVYKELPKNNSFANVKFFANWKLTEANEPERFERIKTVWDDWSFQFYVQLKPEIDFETANAALKDLYFQYGPAESLEGFEKRGLHPFAYPMDKWHLYSQFDAQGEPTEGRITFVWLFIAIGLFVLILACINFMNLSTARSEKRSKEVGIRKTVGSNKQQLVFQFLSESILISGIALLFALAMVLLTIPWFNELAGKNMQIPWANLTFWASILGVTLLTGLLAGSYPALYLSSFSPIMVLKGTFKAGPYSAVPRKVLVVFQFAVSIMLAVGTVIVFNQIEFTKDRPIGYDRSNLISIQMNNPEYNGKYNLLRNELINTGVVEDMTQSSSPLMGVYSNGGGSISWEGKDPEMSPDFGILRVTHDYGNTVGWQFVDGRDFSRDYASDSSTIILNETAVKYMGLENPVGSFITIGNDDRAEIIGVTKDMVMQSPYNPVKQAFFYIDYDRVDYINIRIKPDAIASDAIARIEEVFAKVVPSAQFDYGFVDEAFGQKFESEERLGNLAGVFTLLAILISCLGLFGLASFVAEQRTKEIGVRKVLGASVLNLWQMLSKDFVILVLISCLIAIPIVYYFMSQWLQNYDYRMEISGWTFGYAIAGALLITLLTVSFQAIKAANVNPVKSLRTE